One Phyllopteryx taeniolatus isolate TA_2022b unplaced genomic scaffold, UOR_Ptae_1.2 contig_31, whole genome shotgun sequence DNA segment encodes these proteins:
- the LOC133473628 gene encoding zinc finger protein OZF-like, whose product MCARRTAEYEEELWGPKEEKEPQRQRLDVGFNLQPPTVLRRADITEDLRTEQQQPVPPHIKEEVEGEEVHHIKEEEKPISIKTEEEELRPHIRQEEEEDISKFPSTGVPLKCEDAGQSEESRGAGSPNSSSTQHMTTEGDEDHCGGSQAYGLLAPLSDSDDMMSHSTHTDDDDGQSEVVDMTFQTDNKRWKCSQCGITFADKSSLKKHMRTHTGEKPFSCSVCGQRFSQTGHLKVHTRTHTGEKPFSCSVCGQRFSVKESLKRHTRMHTGEKPFSCSVCGQRFSRKGHLNVHTRTHTGEKPFSCSVCGQRFSVKGSLKIHTRTHTGEKPFSCSVCAQTFSVKGHLNLHASTHTGEKPFSCSVCGRRFSLKGSFKMHTRMHTGEKPFSCSVCGQRFSLKGHLKVHTRTHTGEKPFYCSVCGQRFSQTGHLKVHTRTHTGEKPFSCSVCGQRFSVKGNLKLHTRTHTGEKPFSCPVCGQRFSEKGNLKIHTRTHW is encoded by the exons atgtgtgcaagaaggacagcagagtacgaggaggaactttggggcccaaaagaggagaaggagccacaacGTCAACGACTGGACGTTGGGTTCAATCTGCAACCTCCAACTGTGCTTCGCAGAGCAG acatcactgAAGATCTCCGTactgagcagcagcagccagtgccccctcacattaaagaggaagtggagggcGAAGAGGTCCACCACATAAAAGAGGAAGAGAAGCCCATTTCAATTAAAACAGAGGAGGAAGAACTGCGCCCCCACATCagacaggaagaggaggaggatatcaGCAAAtttccatcgactggtgtccctttgaagtgTGAAGATGcaggtcaaagtgaggagagcagaggggcggggtctccaaacagcagctcaactcaacacatgacaacagaaggtgatgaagaccactgtggaggatcacaagcataCGGCCTCctagctccactatcagatagtgacgacatgatGTCTCACTCTactcacactgatgatgatgatggacagtCTGAAGTTGTTGATATGACATTTCAGactgacaacaaacgatggaaatgttctcagtgtgggataACATTTGCTGATAAGAGTAGTTTGAAaaaacacatgagaacacacactggtgagaaacctttttcgtgctcagtttgtggtcaaagattctcccagACGGGACACTTAAaagtacacacaagaacacacactggtgagaaacccttttcctgctcagtctgtggtcaaagattctctgtgaaggaaagcttaaaaagacacacaagaatgcacactggtgagaaacctttttcctgctcagtttgcggtcaaagattctctcggaAGGGACACTTAAATGTACACacgagaacccacactggtgagaaacctttttcctgctcagtttgtggccaaagattctctgtgaagggaagcttaaaaatacacacaagaacgcacactggtgagaaacctttttcctgctcagtctgTGCTCAAACTTTCTCTGTGAAGGGACACTTAAATTTACACGCAAGTACacacaccggtgagaaacctttttcctgctcagtttgtggtcgaaGATTCTCTCTGAAGGGAAGCTtcaaaatgcacacaagaatgcacactggtgagaaacctttttcctgctcagtctgtggtcaaagattctctctgaagggacacttaaaagtacacacacgaacacacactggtgagaaacccttttactgctcagtttgtggtcaaagattctctcagacgGGACACTTAAaagtacacacaagaacacacactggtgagaaaccattttcctgctcagtctgtggtcaaagattctctgtgaagggaaatttaaaattacacacaagaacccacactggtgagaaacctttttcttgcccagtttgtggtcaaagattctctgaaaagggaaacttaaaaatacacacaagaacacactggtga